The Peptoanaerobacter stomatis genome includes the window AAAATTATAAAAATAAAATCATACTCACCCCTCATGAAGGTGAATTTTCAAGATTAAGCAAATTAGACATAAACCGAATACAAAAAGATAAAGAAAAAATTGCAACGGATTTTGCAAAAAAATACAATGTAATATTGGTCTTAAAAGGAAAAGAGACTGTAATAACTGACGGAAATATCACATATATAAGCAATATAGGTGTTCCTGCAATGGCAACCGGCGGTATGGGCGATTGCCTTACAGGAATGATTACATCTTTCATAGGACAAAAAATATCCGTCTTAAATGCCGTTTCGTCAGCAGTTTATTTGCATTCATATATAGCAAGAAACCTTTCAAAAAATATGTATAGTGTTCTTGCAAGTGATATAATACAAAATATACCATATACTATAAATAATATAATATATTCTTAAAAACATATATTTTTCTACTTAGATAATAAATCTATATTCCTATAAATATCCTTTATCATTTCAAAAGCCGCTTTTATAGGAATATTTTTATTTTTAGCCAATTTTTTTGCACTTTCATATTCAGGATATATATATTCTTCATCTTCAAAATTTACTATTTTAAGATATAATTCCATATCTTCATAATAAACTTTTTCTGCTCTTCTACTCAATATATCCCTTTGCACTTCATATTTTCTCACACCTATTGTAGTAGTATTTCTAAATATTATTTTTTCTATCTCTTTCTCATACTCTTTATCGCATATTACTGATAATTTATATGCCGGACGATTTTTTTTCATAAATATAGGTGTAAAAAATGTATCCAGAACCATATCATTTAACTGCTCCATAACATATCCAAGTACTTCCGCCGAAGTATCATCTACATTGGTTTCTATGACTTCTATTGTTTTTTTTTATCCGTTTCTATCTCCA containing:
- the larC gene encoding nickel insertion protein, translated to MEVIETNVDDTSAEVLGYVMEQLNDMVLDTFFTPIFMKKNRPAYKLSVICDKEYEKEIEKIIFRNTTTIGVRKYEVQRDILSRRAEKVYYEDMELYLKIVNFEDEEYIYPEYESAKKLAKNKNIPIKAAFEMIKDIYRNIDLLSK